One part of the Bradyrhizobium sp. CB1650 genome encodes these proteins:
- a CDS encoding DUF1007 family protein: protein MGTMRRLFGLLLAAGLTLAAGAAEAHPHVWITATSELIYAPDGAITGVRHAWTFDDMFSAYAVQGLEGKTKGAYSREELAPLAQTNVESLKEYAYFTFARADGKKERFQEPVDYFLDYKDTVLTLHFTLPLKNPVKSRQLVLEVFDRSFFIDFQMAKDDPVKLVGAPSGCQMKLERPSDGTASAQKLNEQTFMNGENANFGMMFANKITVDCP, encoded by the coding sequence ATGGGCACGATGCGCCGCCTGTTCGGGCTGCTGCTCGCCGCCGGCCTCACGCTCGCGGCGGGCGCGGCGGAGGCGCATCCGCATGTCTGGATCACCGCGACCAGCGAGCTGATCTATGCGCCTGACGGCGCGATCACCGGTGTGCGCCACGCCTGGACCTTCGACGACATGTTCTCGGCCTATGCGGTGCAGGGGCTCGAGGGCAAGACCAAGGGCGCCTATAGCCGCGAGGAGCTGGCGCCGCTGGCGCAGACGAACGTCGAGTCGCTGAAGGAATACGCTTACTTCACCTTCGCGCGAGCCGACGGCAAGAAGGAGCGATTCCAGGAGCCGGTCGACTACTTCCTCGACTACAAGGATACGGTCCTGACCTTGCACTTCACGCTGCCGCTGAAGAACCCGGTCAAGTCCAGGCAACTGGTGCTCGAAGTGTTCGACCGTTCCTTCTTCATCGACTTTCAGATGGCCAAGGACGATCCGGTCAAGCTGGTCGGCGCGCCCAGTGGCTGCCAGATGAAGCTGGAGCGGCCGAGTGACGGCACCGCGAGCGCCCAGAAGCTCAACGAGCAGACCTTCATGAACGGCGAGAACGCCAATTTCGGCATGAT